Proteins co-encoded in one Gracilimonas sp. genomic window:
- a CDS encoding PHP domain-containing protein translates to MPLKADLHIHTTCSDGRLSPEEAVQVAKDKNLASLAITDHDTCQGYFKAVDKANELDIELIPGVEITSVLADKEVHILAYYFDPDTNYLEEFLKEQKKARKNRIKGIIKTVKKSGIDVEYDEVWAEANGANIGRPHLARVLTQKGYVSSPKEAFIRYLSNQKLGSIESTYPDYREVIEIIKNVGGASVVAHPGRFYSSDEMRAFVDAGIDGVECIHPSHNFKLQKKYTEFCEEHGLLMTGGSDTHEGVDAGYTNLGVVTIAYKHIEKMKKMTEQRKNITEIKS, encoded by the coding sequence ATGCCTCTTAAAGCAGATTTACATATCCATACCACCTGCTCCGACGGCCGTTTATCACCTGAAGAAGCCGTGCAAGTGGCCAAGGATAAAAATCTGGCAAGCCTGGCGATAACGGATCACGATACCTGTCAGGGGTATTTCAAAGCTGTTGATAAAGCAAATGAGTTGGATATTGAGCTCATTCCCGGTGTGGAGATTACATCCGTGCTGGCAGATAAAGAAGTTCACATACTTGCCTATTATTTTGATCCCGATACCAATTATCTGGAAGAATTCCTGAAAGAGCAGAAGAAAGCCCGAAAAAACAGGATTAAAGGGATTATTAAAACGGTGAAGAAGTCGGGAATTGATGTTGAGTATGATGAGGTTTGGGCAGAGGCAAACGGAGCGAATATCGGCCGGCCACACCTGGCTCGGGTGCTTACCCAGAAAGGATATGTAAGCAGCCCTAAAGAGGCTTTTATCAGGTACCTGAGCAATCAGAAATTGGGTTCTATTGAAAGCACTTATCCTGATTACCGGGAAGTGATTGAGATCATCAAAAATGTGGGCGGAGCCAGTGTGGTGGCTCACCCCGGAAGGTTTTATTCTTCGGATGAAATGCGGGCCTTTGTAGATGCAGGCATTGACGGTGTTGAGTGTATTCACCCCAGTCATAATTTCAAGCTGCAAAAAAAGTACACCGAATTTTGTGAGGAGCACGGATTATTGATGACCGGAGGCAGTGATACCCATGAAGGTGTCGATGCCGGATATACCAATTTGGGTGTGGTTACGATTGCCTACAAGCATATTGAGAAAATGAAGAAAATGACGGAACAACGAAAAAACATTACGGAAATTAAGAGTTAG
- the ribH gene encoding 6,7-dimethyl-8-ribityllumazine synthase, protein MAAELIEGDTNPGKVKIGIVVSKWNSMITDKMLDGALKALKGNGIEEADITVVKCPGSYEIPLTVQKVLENRDVAGVVALGVVIRGGTPHFDYVCDAVNRGITDLILKHNKPVAFGVLTTDDVKQAMERAGEKGNKGGEAALALLEMISMEQKLTS, encoded by the coding sequence ATGGCAGCAGAGTTAATAGAAGGCGACACAAATCCCGGAAAAGTGAAAATTGGCATCGTGGTATCAAAATGGAATTCCATGATTACCGATAAGATGCTGGACGGGGCTTTAAAAGCGCTTAAAGGTAATGGGATAGAGGAAGCGGACATCACGGTAGTAAAATGTCCCGGCTCCTATGAAATACCGTTAACCGTGCAAAAGGTTCTGGAGAACCGAGACGTAGCCGGTGTGGTTGCCCTGGGAGTTGTGATAAGAGGAGGAACACCACATTTTGACTACGTATGTGACGCTGTTAACCGTGGAATTACCGATTTAATTTTAAAACATAATAAACCCGTGGCGTTTGGAGTTTTAACTACCGATGATGTGAAACAGGCGATGGAACGAGCCGGTGAGAAAGGGAATAAGGGTGGAGAAGCCGCTTTGGCCCTTTTAGAGATGATATCAATGGAACAAAAACTAACTTCCTGA
- a CDS encoding isoprenyl transferase, which produces MKELTLTNTVQTEDDKKNQEILKNSGEIPLHIAIIMDGNGRWAKSKGSIRLHGHKVGVDSVRDITESCAQLGVKYLTLYAFSTENWGRPSAEVQGLMRLLVSSLRKEAENLNKNDIRLATIGQMDRFPKNCQNELQEAIELTKDNKLLELCLALSYSGRWDITEAVKKIAHHVKEGRLDPDLINDQMISDHLSTADVPDPDLIIRTSGEYRISNFLLWQLAYSELYITETYWPDFRRDELYEAIRSYQQRDRRFGKIPSSKDENSYSSRLVNKKS; this is translated from the coding sequence TTGAAAGAGCTTACTTTAACAAACACCGTACAGACTGAAGACGATAAGAAGAATCAGGAAATCCTGAAGAATTCAGGCGAGATTCCTCTTCATATTGCCATAATTATGGATGGCAACGGTCGGTGGGCTAAGAGTAAGGGAAGTATCAGGCTGCATGGCCACAAAGTTGGAGTTGACTCGGTTCGGGACATTACAGAATCGTGTGCTCAGCTGGGTGTTAAATATTTAACGCTGTATGCTTTTTCAACGGAAAATTGGGGACGTCCATCGGCAGAAGTGCAGGGCTTGATGAGATTGTTGGTTTCCTCACTCCGTAAAGAGGCTGAAAACCTGAATAAAAACGATATCAGGCTGGCCACCATTGGTCAGATGGACCGCTTTCCAAAGAATTGCCAGAATGAGCTTCAGGAGGCTATTGAGCTCACCAAAGATAATAAGCTGCTGGAATTGTGCCTGGCACTGAGTTATTCCGGACGATGGGATATCACCGAGGCAGTTAAGAAAATAGCTCATCATGTAAAGGAAGGACGTTTAGACCCCGACCTTATCAACGATCAAATGATAAGTGACCACCTTTCGACCGCAGATGTTCCCGATCCGGATTTAATAATCCGTACCAGTGGGGAGTATCGCATCAGTAACTTTCTATTATGGCAGCTGGCATACTCCGAACTCTACATTACGGAAACCTACTGGCCGGATTTCAGAAGAGATGAATTATACGAAGCCATTCGTTCCTATCAGCAAAGAGACCGAAGGTTTGGAAAAATTCCATCATCCAAAGACGAAAACTCCTATTCATCTCGTTTAGTTAACAAAAAATCATAA
- the bamA gene encoding outer membrane protein assembly factor BamA, which yields MKRLLFATLLTFGFTSHLLQAQDIELTDPTTLTPAEYQIMEVTVEGNKNTREQFIKNASTLVEGSSITYPGGDKLTRAISRLYRSGLFSDIKIFVTDRTSTGISFLIKVEEQARILEYKLKGIKRSERRDLEDLLVLTPGTVITESAIGQAKNTIRRFYEDKGYWYTEIETSTKEVEGVEDRVRLIFDIKPGERLEVKDIVFKGADEFKDRKLRRQIKPLKEDAWWKIFGKKVFKEEEFEEGKESVLTFYRENGFTDARIIKDSVYTYEHDGLFKDKTGLKVVVTIEEGPQYKVRDITWDGNTVYSNETLTQVLGFEKGDIFNQNKFEENYSFGESSVSSLYQNNGYLFFRAVPNVTKVAEDSLDIHFDIYEDEIATIRHVSFSGNTRTHDDVVRRTLRTTPGNRYSRDAVIRTIRELGTLGFFDPQNIQPDILPNREDKTVDINYRLDDSQSTSNFEFSGGYGGPSIGVILSARVNFNNFSLKRAFEDGGWTPIPSGDGQKLSLGVQVTGTGYQSYSFGFQEPWFQGKPTSVGVNVSYNLLNYRGSTERNELFSSSVSMGKRLKWPDDYFSTQSIIGYQLYNIEGNSSFLADGTSSLLTFEQVLERNSVDNPISPMTGSKFTLSFEAAPPLPGFSEYYKLTSAYQHHVPVVEKLVLTSQVQYGYIGYFTDDKRSELNKFLVGGTQLQQRQSFLYDNIDLRGYPGGTTTSISPIVDGRKVAGTMYSKYSLEMRYPAVSNEQVQIIPYVFTDAGNSYLDFNDFDPFRVKRSAGLGVRLYLPVLGLVDLSYGYRLDGVTVPNSADVQPGNWEFLFNIGAPF from the coding sequence TTGAAAAGATTACTTTTTGCAACCTTATTGACGTTCGGCTTCACTTCTCATCTTTTACAGGCTCAGGATATTGAATTAACCGACCCCACTACACTCACCCCGGCCGAGTATCAAATTATGGAGGTAACGGTTGAAGGGAATAAAAACACCCGCGAGCAATTCATTAAAAATGCCAGTACGCTGGTTGAGGGAAGCTCCATTACCTATCCGGGTGGAGATAAACTGACAAGAGCAATCAGCCGACTTTACCGGTCAGGACTCTTTTCAGATATCAAGATTTTTGTTACAGATCGAACTTCTACCGGAATCAGTTTTCTTATTAAAGTAGAGGAGCAGGCACGCATCCTGGAGTATAAGTTAAAGGGTATTAAGCGTTCAGAGCGACGTGATTTGGAAGATTTGCTGGTTTTAACCCCCGGAACGGTAATTACTGAATCCGCTATTGGTCAGGCCAAGAACACGATCCGACGTTTTTACGAAGATAAAGGGTATTGGTACACGGAAATTGAAACCAGCACAAAAGAAGTGGAAGGGGTGGAAGACCGTGTTCGACTCATTTTTGACATCAAGCCGGGAGAACGGTTAGAGGTTAAGGACATTGTTTTTAAAGGTGCTGATGAGTTCAAAGACCGAAAGCTGCGTCGTCAAATAAAGCCACTTAAGGAAGATGCCTGGTGGAAAATTTTTGGCAAAAAGGTATTTAAAGAAGAAGAATTTGAAGAGGGAAAGGAAAGTGTGTTAACCTTCTACCGTGAAAATGGATTCACCGATGCCCGAATTATAAAAGATTCGGTGTACACGTACGAGCATGACGGATTATTCAAAGATAAAACCGGACTCAAGGTAGTGGTGACTATTGAAGAAGGCCCGCAATATAAAGTCCGTGATATCACCTGGGACGGAAATACGGTTTACTCCAATGAAACGCTCACACAGGTGCTGGGTTTTGAGAAAGGGGACATTTTCAACCAGAACAAATTTGAAGAAAATTACAGCTTTGGCGAAAGCAGCGTTAGCAGTTTGTACCAAAATAACGGATACCTGTTTTTCAGGGCTGTTCCAAATGTTACGAAAGTTGCTGAAGACTCTCTCGATATCCACTTTGATATTTATGAGGATGAAATTGCCACTATTCGCCACGTAAGCTTCTCCGGAAATACACGAACTCACGATGATGTAGTACGCCGTACGTTGAGAACCACTCCCGGAAATCGCTACAGCAGAGATGCCGTTATCCGAACCATTCGTGAACTTGGTACGCTGGGCTTTTTTGATCCGCAAAACATTCAACCCGATATTTTACCGAACCGTGAAGATAAAACCGTTGACATCAATTATCGCTTAGATGACAGCCAAAGTACCAGTAACTTTGAGTTTTCCGGTGGTTATGGTGGCCCGAGTATTGGTGTGATTCTCTCTGCCCGGGTTAACTTCAATAACTTCTCGTTAAAACGTGCTTTTGAAGATGGCGGCTGGACTCCAATCCCTTCCGGTGATGGACAGAAATTATCATTGGGTGTTCAGGTTACCGGTACAGGTTATCAGAGCTACAGTTTTGGTTTCCAGGAGCCATGGTTCCAGGGTAAGCCTACATCGGTTGGGGTGAATGTATCTTATAACTTGTTGAACTACAGAGGTTCCACGGAAAGAAATGAGCTGTTTTCAAGCTCAGTTTCCATGGGTAAGCGTTTGAAGTGGCCGGATGATTATTTCTCTACACAGTCAATTATCGGCTACCAGTTATACAATATTGAAGGGAACTCTTCTTTCCTTGCAGACGGAACTTCCAGCCTGTTAACCTTTGAGCAAGTGCTGGAAAGAAATTCTGTTGATAACCCAATTTCTCCGATGACGGGTTCTAAATTTACGCTTTCGTTTGAAGCGGCCCCTCCACTGCCGGGATTCTCTGAATATTATAAATTGACATCGGCCTACCAGCATCATGTGCCGGTTGTTGAAAAGCTTGTGTTAACCAGTCAGGTGCAATATGGATACATCGGTTACTTTACTGATGACAAGCGAAGTGAGCTGAATAAGTTTTTAGTTGGTGGTACGCAGTTACAACAGCGTCAAAGCTTTTTGTATGATAACATTGACCTGCGTGGTTACCCCGGTGGTACCACAACCAGTATTTCTCCGATTGTTGATGGCAGAAAAGTAGCCGGAACAATGTATAGTAAGTATTCACTTGAAATGAGATATCCGGCCGTTTCCAACGAACAGGTTCAGATTATTCCTTACGTTTTCACCGACGCAGGTAATTCATATCTTGACTTCAATGATTTCGATCCCTTCCGTGTAAAAAGATCAGCCGGTTTGGGAGTTCGATTATACCTTCCCGTGCTGGGCTTGGTTGACCTGAGTTACGGTTATCGTCTTGATGGCGTTACGGTACCAAACAGTGCTGATGTACAGCCGGGGAACTGGGAATTCTTATTTAACATAGGAGCACCGTTCTAA
- a CDS encoding OmpH family outer membrane protein yields MRLYKYLFIAALVAGLSQSIWAQEQKIGFYESDYILQQIPEYEGIQQQLDLLSTQWKEQVEEMENEIQQLQEDYEAKEILYTDEIRNQKKQEIAQKKRQKEQYLAQKFGPEGEYFSRQRELLEPIQRQVFTAVRAVAQQQSFDFVFDRSGDIYMVYANNEYNLNDDILLELGIEVEEQ; encoded by the coding sequence ATGCGATTGTATAAGTATTTATTTATTGCTGCTCTGGTTGCGGGACTATCTCAATCTATATGGGCGCAGGAGCAAAAAATCGGATTTTATGAGTCTGATTACATTCTTCAGCAGATACCGGAGTATGAGGGGATTCAGCAGCAGCTGGATTTACTGAGCACCCAGTGGAAGGAGCAGGTAGAAGAGATGGAGAATGAGATTCAGCAGCTTCAGGAAGACTATGAAGCCAAAGAAATACTATATACTGATGAAATTCGTAATCAAAAAAAGCAGGAAATAGCTCAAAAGAAGAGACAAAAAGAGCAATACCTTGCCCAGAAATTTGGACCTGAGGGAGAGTATTTTTCCCGGCAGCGTGAATTGTTAGAGCCTATACAACGCCAGGTTTTTACAGCTGTACGAGCAGTGGCTCAGCAGCAGAGTTTTGATTTTGTATTCGACCGTTCAGGCGACATCTATATGGTGTATGCCAATAATGAATACAATTTAAATGATGATATTTTGTTGGAACTGGGAATCGAGGTAGAAGAACAGTAA
- a CDS encoding OmpH family outer membrane protein produces the protein MSKRITAIILFLSVFALQDAMAQVKIGYTNPARVLSQLPEVEEVDEQINTLIDQRDEELAAKATDLQQIFSNYESSMANLSQQERAVKEQELMEMNQEFEQDRETMMNEIRQKRNELMAPIIEKMNAAMEEVAQEMDLDLVLNEGTSYGDAIIFFAENEGLDITDEIIAKLK, from the coding sequence ATGAGTAAAAGAATTACCGCAATTATCCTTTTCCTGAGCGTTTTTGCGCTCCAGGATGCTATGGCACAGGTGAAAATCGGTTACACCAATCCCGCCCGTGTACTTAGCCAACTTCCTGAAGTAGAAGAGGTTGACGAACAAATTAATACCCTGATTGACCAAAGAGATGAGGAGCTGGCTGCAAAAGCCACCGACCTGCAACAAATTTTCTCTAACTACGAGTCTTCCATGGCCAATCTTTCTCAGCAGGAAAGAGCAGTTAAAGAGCAGGAGTTGATGGAAATGAACCAGGAGTTTGAGCAGGATCGTGAGACCATGATGAATGAAATTCGCCAAAAGCGAAATGAATTAATGGCCCCCATCATCGAAAAGATGAATGCAGCAATGGAAGAAGTTGCACAGGAGATGGACCTTGACCTGGTACTTAATGAAGGAACTTCTTACGGAGACGCCATTATCTTTTTTGCAGAAAATGAAGGTCTCGACATCACCGACGAAATTATAGCAAAATTAAAATAA
- a CDS encoding OmpH family outer membrane protein, with protein MKKLSLLLVSFLIAFSSMDVAKAQEAEMKIGYVNPQAVLAKMPEMAAIQKRLQNFAEQKQQELLQKEQDFQQQVAEYEQKAGVRTQEANQREQERLAQLQQDLSTAQREAEQALQQRRQELLGPMFTQIGTAIDAVAKEKGLTYVLNTTTSSGDLIILYASDEYQSKYDITDAVMQELGVFN; from the coding sequence ATGAAGAAATTAAGCTTATTACTTGTTTCCTTTTTGATTGCCTTTTCATCCATGGATGTTGCCAAGGCACAGGAAGCAGAAATGAAAATCGGTTACGTAAACCCGCAAGCTGTGCTTGCTAAAATGCCGGAAATGGCTGCGATACAGAAAAGACTGCAAAATTTTGCAGAACAGAAGCAGCAGGAACTGCTTCAGAAAGAGCAGGATTTTCAACAGCAGGTTGCTGAGTATGAGCAAAAAGCAGGCGTAAGAACACAGGAAGCTAACCAAAGAGAACAAGAGCGTCTGGCTCAGCTGCAGCAGGATTTAAGTACAGCTCAGCGTGAAGCAGAGCAAGCACTTCAGCAGCGCCGCCAGGAACTGTTAGGCCCTATGTTTACACAAATTGGTACAGCCATTGACGCGGTAGCCAAAGAAAAAGGCCTGACTTATGTATTGAATACAACCACCTCAAGCGGTGACCTGATTATTCTTTATGCTTCTGATGAATACCAGTCTAAATATGATATTACCGACGCGGTAATGCAGGAACTGGGTGTATTCAACTAA
- a CDS encoding ribonuclease HII, which produces MSSINSEKNRIHEYIQCEIRNEEKHIIDRLKFERQLWAEGYTHVMGLDEVGRGCLAGPVVAAGVVFHPDTDIPEIRDSKGIGEEERNRLAKQIKEEALLWTVQEGSIAEIDKLNILWASLHTMQKCVDATKITPDYLLVDGNRYISSLIPYTCLVKGDDRSMSIAAASILAKVYRDDLMRKLHEQFPEYGWDTNVGYPTATHKKGLKEFGYTVHHRTSFKLGTSKKRPSK; this is translated from the coding sequence ATGAGTTCCATTAATTCAGAAAAGAATAGAATACATGAATATATTCAATGCGAAATCAGGAACGAAGAAAAGCATATCATCGACCGGTTAAAATTTGAACGACAATTGTGGGCAGAAGGCTACACGCATGTAATGGGACTGGATGAAGTAGGCCGCGGATGCTTGGCGGGACCGGTTGTAGCTGCCGGAGTGGTATTTCATCCAGATACAGACATACCGGAGATAAGAGACAGTAAAGGGATTGGAGAAGAAGAACGAAACAGGCTGGCAAAGCAAATAAAAGAGGAAGCCTTGCTGTGGACAGTTCAGGAAGGAAGTATTGCTGAAATTGACAAGTTGAATATTCTCTGGGCTTCACTTCACACCATGCAGAAATGTGTTGATGCCACCAAAATTACCCCGGATTATTTGCTGGTGGATGGCAATCGATACATTAGTTCGCTGATACCTTACACGTGTTTGGTAAAAGGGGACGACCGGTCGATGAGTATTGCGGCTGCATCCATTCTGGCAAAGGTTTACAGGGATGATTTGATGCGAAAACTCCACGAACAATTTCCGGAATATGGTTGGGATACAAATGTCGGTTATCCTACAGCCACTCATAAAAAAGGATTGAAAGAATTTGGCTATACCGTACATCACCGGACCTCCTTCAAGTTAGGCACTTCCAAAAAGCGACCTTCAAAGTAA